Proteins encoded together in one Thermococcus gammatolerans EJ3 window:
- a CDS encoding HAD family hydrolase, with protein sequence MLVIVDLDDTLCTTWDAGKRVLMRLFLHLLVKRRFRMIKYLLFRGYRELEGIEALHRMDIEGIMEEVFRRVYGEKRVEGFSEILELVDKTFFSSLKLYPDALPFLRNLKEMGARIVLVTDSSSRWQRRKVKHLGIGDYFDDIIISGETGYSKLTPHNFKLALSRFPDDEVYVVGDRDETDMAGARAIGATGILVRRGYFRRKHIRNADYIVRNLNEALEVIKREHELKKRAEA encoded by the coding sequence ATGCTGGTTATAGTGGACCTCGATGACACACTCTGCACCACGTGGGATGCAGGAAAGAGGGTTCTCATGAGGCTCTTCCTTCATCTTCTCGTGAAAAGGCGGTTCAGGATGATCAAATACCTGCTCTTCAGGGGCTACCGCGAGCTGGAGGGGATTGAGGCCCTCCACAGGATGGACATTGAAGGTATTATGGAGGAGGTTTTCAGAAGGGTTTATGGAGAAAAAAGAGTCGAAGGGTTCTCAGAGATACTGGAACTGGTTGATAAGACGTTTTTCTCCAGTCTTAAACTTTACCCCGACGCGCTTCCCTTTCTAAGAAACCTCAAGGAGATGGGTGCGAGGATCGTCCTGGTTACCGACTCCTCCTCCCGGTGGCAGAGAAGGAAGGTGAAGCACCTCGGAATAGGGGACTATTTCGACGACATAATAATCAGCGGCGAGACCGGTTACTCCAAGCTGACCCCGCACAACTTCAAGCTAGCCCTATCGAGGTTCCCGGACGATGAAGTCTACGTGGTTGGGGACAGGGACGAGACGGACATGGCCGGTGCAAGGGCCATCGGTGCAACCGGCATACTCGTGAGGAGGGGCTACTTCCGGCGAAAGCATATTAGAAACGCCGATTACATTGTCAGGAACCTGAACGAGGCGCTGGAGGTGATAAAGCGTGAACACGAGCTTAAAAAGCGAGCTGAAGCGTAA
- a CDS encoding TIGR00304 family membrane protein: protein MRGETLVLGGIVLIFVGFLLVFLGTLISALGGEGDVEGGGVIMIGPIPIVFGTSRGAVTIASILALLLMVLWIIGTLLARRG from the coding sequence ATGAGGGGAGAAACGCTCGTGCTGGGTGGCATTGTGCTGATATTCGTGGGGTTCCTGCTGGTATTCCTTGGAACACTGATCTCGGCCCTCGGCGGCGAGGGTGACGTTGAGGGAGGCGGGGTCATAATGATAGGCCCGATCCCAATAGTCTTCGGCACGAGCAGAGGGGCGGTGACCATTGCCTCAATTCTGGCTCTCCTGCTAATGGTACTCTGGATAATAGGGACCCTGCTGGCGAGGAGGGGATGA